The following are encoded together in the Bacillus carboniphilus genome:
- a CDS encoding sigma-70 family RNA polymerase sigma factor, whose product MEVETIQRLVQKAKKGNHQAFLQLFAEYEHDIYRTAYVYVKNQADALDVVQETAYRSFKSIQNLKEPKYFKTWLIKIAISCSVDILRKKKKVVHLRPEIQEAILRDEEEDLPLSLSLQDMIGLLNPEEKDVIILRFYHDHTLKEVSEILNIPLGTAKTILYRALKKLRKEWKGDGAHG is encoded by the coding sequence ATGGAGGTGGAGACAATTCAACGGTTGGTACAGAAGGCGAAAAAAGGGAACCATCAGGCATTCTTACAGCTATTTGCTGAATACGAACATGATATTTATCGGACTGCTTATGTGTATGTGAAAAATCAAGCAGATGCTCTGGATGTTGTACAAGAAACCGCTTATCGTTCTTTTAAATCCATTCAGAATTTAAAGGAACCCAAGTATTTTAAAACCTGGTTAATCAAAATTGCCATTAGTTGCTCAGTTGATATTTTAAGAAAAAAGAAAAAAGTCGTGCATCTGAGGCCAGAAATTCAAGAAGCCATATTACGTGATGAGGAAGAAGACTTACCACTTTCTTTATCCCTGCAGGACATGATTGGTTTGTTAAACCCGGAGGAAAAGGATGTCATCATTTTGAGGTTTTACCATGATCATACACTGAAGGAAGTATCAGAAATACTTAATATTCCATTAGGTACAGCAAAAACCATTCTATATCGGGCATTAAAAAAATTGCGGAAAGAGTGGAAGGGAGACGGTGCTCATGGGTAA
- a CDS encoding thermonuclease family protein — protein MMNRLAIGVIISSMLLAACSVDETNSIDVNTQKDVVQNNDVNEKLYETKDDADTVEEEEPTNTGENAETQPDRTTTTDEPANDLLPATVTRVIDGDTLEVTFEDGTVENIRLLIVDTPETVHPSKPVEPFGKEASQFVKDNALNKRVGIKVGTEPRDKYGRMLAYVFIGEETIQEMLLREGLAQTAYLYNDTSMLDEFHKEQEIARSQGKGVWSIPGYAHVDHDHGFHFEEKVAQDTKPVEQPATNQNNLKYDPNGPDRDCGDFDTQAEAQAFMEASGPGDPHRLDGNDNDGLACESLPAA, from the coding sequence ATGATGAATAGATTAGCGATTGGAGTTATCATAAGTTCCATGTTACTTGCGGCATGTTCTGTGGACGAAACTAATTCTATTGATGTTAATACACAGAAGGATGTCGTTCAAAATAATGATGTAAATGAGAAGTTATATGAAACGAAAGACGATGCGGACACTGTTGAAGAGGAAGAACCCACCAATACAGGTGAAAATGCCGAAACACAACCAGATAGAACAACTACAACAGATGAACCAGCAAATGACTTACTTCCAGCTACGGTTACTCGCGTCATCGATGGCGATACACTAGAGGTTACGTTCGAAGACGGAACGGTTGAAAACATCCGCCTACTAATCGTGGATACGCCGGAGACGGTCCATCCATCAAAACCTGTTGAGCCTTTCGGAAAAGAGGCGTCACAATTTGTCAAAGATAATGCACTTAATAAAAGAGTGGGGATCAAAGTCGGAACAGAACCTAGAGATAAGTACGGTCGAATGTTAGCGTATGTCTTTATTGGGGAAGAAACGATTCAAGAAATGCTCCTTCGTGAAGGCTTAGCTCAAACGGCTTACCTTTACAATGATACTTCGATGTTGGATGAATTCCACAAAGAGCAAGAAATTGCTAGAAGTCAAGGGAAGGGTGTTTGGTCCATCCCAGGCTATGCGCATGTAGATCATGACCATGGCTTCCATTTTGAAGAGAAGGTTGCGCAGGACACAAAGCCAGTAGAGCAACCTGCCACAAACCAGAACAATTTAAAATATGATCCAAACGGTCCAGACCGTGACTGTGGTGATTTTGATACGCAGGCTGAGGCACAGGCATTTATGGAGGCGTCCGGCCCTGGAGATCCGCACAGACTTGACGGAAATGACAATGACGGACTTGCATGTGAGAGTTTACCTGCAGCCTAA
- a CDS encoding TIGR00341 family protein, translating to MSIQLIEVYTPEFFVKNLNKSLRQFPIIYNWITNEVEGSDTLLKIFVRAEDTEEVLNFLETISDEHPNFHVFLYPVHTYIPDMNEWKKADARIEEKKEKEFIRASRHELYTNVRTSAEISYSYTWFIILSAIVATVGIIKNSTAIVIGAMVIAPLIGPFVATAFACILGDYKLLLRSLVTSLYGLSIPLFIAALFGYHFPLPMNSTEFLSRTSIIYVDIFAALASGAAGAISFVKQMHGTLVGVMVSIALLPPTVVLGMIIGSAKWDLALTPLLLLLLNITSIVFSAIIVFWLSGIQPVKWQEIEVANISKTYSLIFVSVIILILSGAIFYIQFK from the coding sequence TTGTCAATCCAGCTCATTGAAGTGTATACACCCGAATTTTTCGTCAAAAATTTAAATAAATCGTTGAGACAATTTCCTATTATTTATAATTGGATTACGAATGAAGTCGAAGGAAGCGATACGCTTTTAAAGATTTTTGTTCGAGCAGAAGATACAGAGGAAGTTCTCAATTTTTTAGAGACCATTTCTGACGAACACCCCAATTTTCATGTGTTCCTGTATCCTGTACATACATATATTCCCGATATGAATGAATGGAAGAAAGCGGACGCTCGCATAGAGGAAAAGAAAGAGAAAGAATTTATCCGGGCTAGTCGACATGAGCTGTACACGAATGTAAGAACTTCTGCTGAGATTAGTTACAGTTATACATGGTTTATTATCTTGTCGGCGATTGTTGCTACAGTCGGAATTATTAAGAACAGTACAGCCATCGTCATCGGTGCCATGGTTATTGCCCCTCTCATTGGGCCATTTGTTGCAACAGCGTTTGCCTGTATTCTCGGAGATTATAAATTACTATTAAGGTCTTTGGTTACTTCTTTATACGGACTATCCATTCCGTTGTTCATTGCCGCACTTTTTGGATATCACTTCCCACTTCCGATGAATAGTACGGAATTTTTATCAAGAACCAGCATTATTTACGTAGATATTTTTGCAGCTTTAGCTTCGGGAGCTGCTGGGGCGATTTCTTTTGTAAAACAAATGCATGGTACACTCGTGGGCGTTATGGTTTCCATTGCGCTCTTACCACCCACCGTTGTACTTGGAATGATTATAGGCTCGGCAAAATGGGATTTGGCACTAACTCCTTTGTTGTTACTATTATTAAACATCACATCGATCGTTTTTTCAGCCATCATCGTATTTTGGTTAAGTGGCATCCAACCGGTAAAATGGCAAGAAATTGAGGTAGCCAACATTTCAAAGACCTATTCTTTAATTTTCGTTAGTGTGATCATTTTGATTTTATCTGGAGCTATTTTTTATATTCAATTCAAATAA
- a CDS encoding YqzG/YhdC family protein, whose protein sequence is MLKILVRVQVIICLMLFCSFMQVADTDGTIHAEQQQVPPYAKWGQIAMQKTKEKYPNAKIVDYLHIGRAKGNQTSIEKFKLWLKEGQKEFGVFVDIRFNNETEQLVDIRFRETDR, encoded by the coding sequence TTGTTGAAAATTCTTGTCCGTGTTCAAGTGATTATTTGTTTGATGTTGTTCTGTAGTTTTATGCAGGTAGCCGATACAGATGGTACTATTCATGCTGAGCAACAACAGGTTCCTCCATATGCAAAGTGGGGCCAAATAGCTATGCAGAAGACGAAAGAGAAATATCCGAATGCCAAAATTGTGGACTATCTTCATATTGGCCGTGCTAAGGGTAATCAGACATCTATTGAAAAATTTAAGCTTTGGCTTAAAGAGGGTCAGAAAGAGTTTGGTGTGTTTGTTGATATTCGGTTTAATAATGAAACAGAACAACTTGTCGATATTCGCTTTAGGGAGACTGATCGGTAA
- a CDS encoding IS3 family transposase (programmed frameshift), whose protein sequence is MKKNYSLITIRNAVKVYLNGHDSLRSVAKRFNISKTTLNRWVAKYKEHGLKAFLETCTNYSLEFKMDVINYMYDTGASIEETTAKFNVSSSGVVNNWLKLYETQGIDALIIRNKRERLSMVKKKQEQNDKTTDKSLQAENERLRMENAYFKKVTCLNSGKREITEQEKAQIIYELRHEFKVVDLVKVAGIKRSTYYYWVKQMNRPDKYRQVKKVIQEIYHEHKGRYGYRRITLELRNNRGILINHKTVLRLMNELGLKSLVRMKKYRSYRGKVGKTAPNILERDFKATKPNEKWVTDITEFKIHGEKLYLSPVLDLYNGEIIAFNYGKRPSYSLVSEMLDKAFTRLRDGDTPVLHSDQGWHYQMKKYHHKLKMNNVIQSMSRKGNCLDNAVIENFFGILKSELLYLQDFDSLEHFIAELEEFIYYYNHKRIKKKLKGLSPVKFRTQSLIAA, encoded by the exons ATGAAGAAGAATTATTCATTAATAACTATCCGAAATGCAGTTAAAGTTTATCTTAATGGCCATGATTCATTAAGGTCTGTAGCGAAGAGGTTCAATATTAGTAAGACTACTTTAAACAGATGGGTAGCGAAGTATAAAGAACATGGGTTAAAAGCCTTTTTAGAAACATGTACAAATTACTCTCTCGAGTTTAAAATGGACGTAATCAATTATATGTACGATACGGGAGCGTCCATTGAAGAGACCACTGCCAAGTTCAATGTTTCTTCATCCGGTGTGGTTAATAACTGGCTGAAATTATATGAAACACAAGGGATTGACGCTCTCATAATAAGGAATAAGAGGGAGCGTCTATCGATGGTAAAGAAGAAGCAAGAACAGAATGACAAGACAACAGATAAATCATTACAGGCTGAAAATGAGCGTTTACGAATGGAGAATGCTTATT TTAAAAAAGTTACATGCCTTAATTCGGGAAAAAGAGAAATTACAGAACAAGAAAAAGCACAAATAATCTATGAATTAAGGCACGAATTTAAAGTAGTAGACTTAGTAAAAGTGGCTGGTATTAAGCGTAGCACCTACTATTATTGGGTGAAACAAATGAATCGCCCTGATAAATACCGCCAGGTTAAAAAAGTAATCCAAGAGATCTATCATGAACACAAAGGCCGCTATGGTTATCGCCGTATCACATTAGAACTACGGAATAACAGAGGGATTCTTATCAATCATAAAACAGTTTTACGCCTTATGAATGAACTAGGTCTAAAGAGTCTAGTTCGTATGAAGAAGTATCGTTCATACCGTGGTAAAGTGGGGAAAACAGCTCCTAATATCTTAGAACGTGATTTTAAAGCTACAAAGCCAAATGAGAAATGGGTAACGGATATAACTGAGTTCAAAATACATGGTGAGAAGCTATATTTATCACCAGTTCTAGACCTATACAATGGAGAAATTATTGCATTTAACTATGGGAAACGTCCATCTTATTCCCTAGTTTCAGAAATGCTTGATAAGGCTTTTACTAGATTAAGAGATGGCGATACACCTGTGCTTCATTCCGATCAGGGTTGGCATTACCAGATGAAGAAATACCACCACAAGTTAAAGATGAATAATGTCATACAAAGCATGTCACGTAAAGGAAATTGTTTAGATAACGCAGTTATCGAGAACTTCTTTGGGATATTAAAGTCTGAGCTACTTTACCTTCAGGATTTCGACAGTTTGGAGCATTTCATCGCAGAATTAGAAGAGTTTATATACTACTACAATCACAAGCGAATCAAGAAGAAACTAAAAGGATTAAGTCCTGTTAAGTTCAGGACTCAATCCTTGATAGCTGCTTAA